CAGGATTCAGGGACACGTTAACCCCTTTGGTTCCCACCAAGGAGACACCGAGGCTCAGCCGTGGTGGCGTCGAGAGAGTGCCTTTAGCGCACAGAGAATACGGGAGAGCAGAGCCGAGAATAGACAGCAGTCAggtaacattttgtttgttgttgccaAGGTTTTAATCAGCTCTTACTCTTGTTGAACTGCCACATGATGCTTTGTAGTCTGAGGATTGAGTGGAACAATGAGGTGTTGgtctcagaaacacacacatctctacACAATTTGAGATATTTTACTGAATATGTGAAAACTTCAACTTGCTTATGGtgctaaaggaaaagtcagagaaTCATCAGATTTTCTAGAAGGCATCTTCTGGGCACCACAAATGTCTGTATAGAATTTGTTTATGTATAGAAAGAAGGCATTCCATCCAATATTTGTCAAAGTGATGGACTGACCAACAGACAGACCGATATTGCCATCCCTAGAACCATGGTATAAAAAAGATATAGAAAATCTTTTACTTTTAAGAAATTAGGTCAGTAAATGAAGAAACAGAACTGAAACATGTTTTGACATAGAGTAAGAgttagggcctgtgtccacacagcttttttatttattttttcagcagAGAATTGCTGGCAGTGTGCTGGGAAGTGCTTCGTCCCAGTGCCTTATGAAAAAGCGCTGGCGTTGCTGGGAAGTGCTTCGTCCCAGTGCCTTATGAAAAAGCGCTGGCgtgggtttttattttcatgacaGCCATATCTTGAAACTAACATTAGCCAGGTAGCTAATGTAACACTACATTAACAGAGGGTTGACTACACAGGAAACTTCAATCTTGCAAAGCGAACAGTGATAAAAGTACAACATTCACCAGCAACTTCTAGTGTCTGCCGCCAGTGTGCTCCTAAAAAAATGAGCTTTTCTGTCTTGTTGTGACAGTACACTGTAGCCTAGCTTAAGAAGCAGCAGTGACGTCACAGATGCCTTTCTGAAATGTTCAGAGATTTTTCAACTTAAAGGGCATGGAGCGGCTACACAAAAAAAGACGAAACGCTCTGAAATAGGACGCAGAGCACAGTGCCTTTTCTCTCGGCGGCTGCATACGCTCGCTCCTCATTGAGAACAATTGAGAAAAGATGTTGGCACTGAAAGAAAaacgctatgtggacacaggcccatAATTCccagtgcaacacacacaaatttacATGTTTTAGAAGGTATGCCACCAGTAACATGGGTAGACATTTCTCCTGCACAACAGCaatgaaaaacaagaagaaaaaaatctctACAGAGAATCCATGTCTTCGCCAAGTACAAACTGATGAGCGGCTACTGTTAAGGAGTTAATAGACTGCATTTATAAATTGAGTACATTGATGTAGTGACATTTTAGAGAAGAAAGTGGTATGGAAGATGTTATTGAAATAACTGCGTTGCATCAACCAACATTACATAACTTATGAAGCTGATGTTAGCCATGTAAAAAGTTATTTACCAACAATTGTGAAAACTGCTTCAGTTTTTCAGAGAATATGGTCGGATGATATGGTATGATGGGGTTTTTCAGGGGGCCTGGAGATGTGTAGgattttagtttttttagtTGAAGTGGTTGTAGTTGATATTTTTGCTATACCAGTGTGGAAGAATTATCAGTACAGCTCCACTTGGCTTTCTGGAGCtttatagcaattttttaaactttttttttttttttttgctgtcttaGCTGAAACTATGTTGTTTTGCATCACTCTTGCTGCTCCCATAGTGTCATTTTGTGCCACAGCAGGGAGATCTCACTTCTTGCTTTGCACCAAACAGGAGCCACAGTTtgtgactagctggtgaatGAACACAGTATAGGATGTAGCAGTTAGAGGGCCCGATATTTCTCTCTGGAGTTGGtaaagaccaaaaacagagctaaaaaacAGGGAAACATTGGCTTACATTCAccacatgactccaaatgattGATAATGTAGCTCCGTAACCACTAGTTGTGTAATGTTTACCACCAAGTTCACCACATCAACTTAATAGGTGATGGCATGTCAGTGTTATGTTCACAACAGCCACTGCCCTGCCCTGCCCAGAAAAGAATTGAACTGATCCTGCTTAGAAAgacatttatttcacatttactTTAAATGAGTCCATTTTCACATGTACACATCATGGCAGTGTCTTTGTATCACTGCACTTCAGGCTACTCTGTGAAACCAGAACTAGGATAGGATGAAAGTGAGGGAGAGCGACTGCAGCTGAAACTAGGCTGTATTTAGGGCAATTTATAAATATGCCACCCCTGGTGCCCAGTGAGTTTTGTGCCCAACCCCCCTTTCTGCCCTTATTTAGCCCAGTCTGAGCCGTCGCTACAGATGCTCGCTCACCTTTCTTTACGTCTttctcttgtcttcttttcGTTTACTCTTCTGAAACCCACACCCATACAccaccctcctctctctgcacgGTCTCAGGTGGTGAGCAAACTGGTACAGATCCGGGAGTACATCAGCAAGGCCAGCTCCATGCGGGACGACCTAGTGGAGAAGAATGATGTGCCGGCCAATGTGGAGCGACTCTCCCATCTCATCGACCACCTCAAGCAGCAGGAGAAGTCCTACTTACGGTTCCTGCAGAAAATGCTGGTCAGTCTGTCATTTGTTTCTTCTTTATCTTTTTCAGAATTAATTTAGTTTACTGCTTTTCTCATGCTGTCAGGCGAAGGTGTACAGTTTCATTAAAATATGGTCTTTCATGTGTAAAGCCTGTTTGTCAGCTAATTTGTGGTTAAAATGgaagctgtttgtgttgttcTTGGTAGCTGGCCACACATATTTTTAATGGCTGTCTTTCTCTGTGGCCTTAAACACTTAGTCATGTTttatgtgaaaataaaagtagGACATTCAATAGCATGCTACCTTCCATAGCTGTGGGGtggctttgttttgtgtttggtaTCACTTTACCTTGACTGGAGCATTTCTGTGAAATATAGTCATACTTGCCcctttttattttgtgcagACTTAAATTCACTGCATTTTTTGTGCTCCTCATAGTCCCACAAAGTTCAACAGCTTGTACACACACGCATCCTCATCCATGGATCATTTGGGCAACCATATTGTAAATCATTTTCAGTTAATAAGTTGTTACTTTAGCATTTGCAAACAGTTGTTGGACAAATATGTGTACACCCTTTTTTCAGTAATCTTTGACTCTTTGTTGTTCTTTCACTATTTCTCTAGACACGGGAGAATGAGGAGGACGATGTGGGGACCCTGGATTCTGCTGTGGGCTCAGGTTCACTGGCAGAGAGCACTTCTCTTAACATTGAGGTCCGCTCTTCAGATGCCTCAAATGCAACGGTGTGTACATTTGTTGACTGTTTCCCAAAAATATGCCCCTTTCTAGCCTTGTAAGTGGTCTTTATTTCATTGCAATTAGTATAAAGTAAttgtattttgtctttaaatttaGGTATgagaaaatataaacaaagcGGTTTgtccttcttttgtttttatcattgtaGGTTAGTCTTATTTGCTGTATCAGATCCTGACAGGGCTCTTATACCTTTTCTGCTGAGTAGTGCTGCAgcactgttgtgttttggtagagtcagtgtttgtgaTGCTCTGTGTATGTGAATTCCTGTAGGGCGGGAGGCCAGAAACAGTGCGAGCTGACCAGAAGGAAGAGTTGGAGAATTTGCGTAAGCAGCACGAGCTGCTGAAGAAGATGCTGGAGCAGCAGGAACAGCTCAGGGCCCTGCAGGGCCGACAGGAAGCACTAATGGCCATGCAGGACAGTGCAGAGCAGGCACTTGCTGTGATTGAAGACACTGGTGAGATATAGATTAACACAGCCAGGGGCACATTCACCGTCAGGGGCAGACTAGTAGTTGTCTGTGTTTCCAGAAGAAAAAGTAGTATACATTACTTTTGCTCCAGACAGAGATGCATCAGTGACAACTGAGCTGGAATCCctttaatgaaaatgtaattgCAAGAACTGTCTACACTATGAAAGGCATATTAATGTACTATTTTTGTCTTCTAAATGTCATTACAGTTTATATCAATTGAAGCCATATTTATTGATAAGcataaacagatgttttcctATATTGAATTCATTTGACATTTCTTGTCATTAGTTGTCACAGAAACCACCGGCAGTGTTTCTGGACTGAGCATCACATCAGAACTGAACGATGAGTTAAACGATTTGATCCAGCGGTTCCACAACCAGCTACATGACTCACAGGTACAGGAAACTCTGCATCTGGGCTGCCATAGCCTCCCTAAATAATATCATTATGTCATCTAGAAATATCTCCTACATTAAACTGCCTTCTAACTCATGCCCTGCATTTTTTCAgtattaattataattattacagCATTCTGTCAATGTCAGTATGGTGAGATATACTGCCTCTCACTTGACAAGCCatgttaactttaaaaaaaatctttatttcatCAAGAAATGTGTCTTAGCTGTTAAATAACAAATTCACAGTTCAAGTTGTCCATAATTTATTCCTTCATAGACTAAAGCAGTGCCAGACAACCGTCGCCAGGCAGAGAGCCTTTCCCTCTCAAGAGAGGTGTGCTGGTCCAGGACTCCCCAGGCTGTTGGTCCACCTCAACACAGGCCTCTCCTGCACTCTGCCTCCGGTCCCCACACTGGCCTAGACACTGGGGCAACAGCTGCCAGTGCCAAACTCACAAAGCTCCAAGAGCTCcaggacaaaaaacaaaccatgGACAAGATCCTGCAGGAGCTGCATTCACTCAGAGACCAGACACTCAACAACAACTCATGTACAAGTATTCCCAAAGCATTTTTCAGAGTCATTCATCGGCTTTTTCCCCCCCTACAAGGTGTTGATGAACTGTGTGTGGTGCCTTTCAGGTCGTGGCTTGTCATTACAGTGCAGTCTGAGCATGGGAGGATCTTCAGATTGTccatctgctctctgctctAATGGGGCGTCAGCTTCCACCCCCTTTCATCCTTCACTCACGCAACACCAGGACAGCTCGAATTCCACAGACAAGCTCAggtacacacaaaaacacaagcagtTGACTAGGCAGGTCAGATATCAATAGCAGGTTGTTCTATAGAGTGGGGGTGGTGTAACATAGGGTGGTGTAATGAAACCTTGCAGCCATAAAACCTAGTACTTGTCCTCTTGTGTACAAGTTTCAGCCTTTGCTAAAGTGCTCTTCAACAAGATGCTCAGCCCTCACCCTTCATAGCGGTGCTTTTCTGTAGGTGGGTCTGTACATTGAGCTTCAGGGGAATTGACAAGATGTTGTTTTGGAGTGTCACATAaccttttttaataatttagccTTGTATACATTTGCATTTGATCTATACATTTGTTCTTTTCTACTTCCCACAGGAAGCTAAAGGAGGTCCACAAGCGTTTGAATGAGCTGCGGGAGTTGGTTCAGTACTACGAGCAGACCTCTGATATGATGGTGGATGCGGTCAATGAGAATGTGAAAGAGGATGATGacgatgaggaagaggaggaggaggatgagacagAAGATGGCTCTATGTTTGAGGCCATGTTTGACTCTGAGCAGGAGAACCGCCAGCCTGTAACTAACATCAGGTGTGTTTGTTAGAATAGATAGTTATAAGAATTAAattatggttttgttttgttttgttttgttgattgATTGGACTTATATTGAGTTATTAATTATTAtactagagctgcaacgattagtcaatTTATCAATTACTCGATCAAGAGAGAATGAATCGGCAGCattttgataatcgattaatcgttTGTCCATTTTCAGGAAAGAATGCCAAACATTTGATGGTTTTAGGTTGTCAAATGTGATAATTTGTTACTTTTTCTTGTATATCATTATATCAGATTTAATATTTTAGGGTTTTAGACATCTTGGACTTCAGGAAATGGCAATGGGCATTGTCAAATAAGCATAATAATCACCCAATAAGATGACaagatttgttgttgttgggctCAAGTTACAATATGATAATGTTTAGCATCAGGTCACAGAGTGTGTAACTCTACTACTGACATTGTGATGTATCCATAACAGTCACCGCCCCTTATTTGTTTAGAAACCCACAGCGCAGTGGGAACTGGACAGACCTGAACAGCCTGACCAACAGACACAGTGTCAGGAGCAGTGCCACAAACAACCGTGACGGCAGACTCAACACTGAGTGTGAGATCAACAACCGCTCAGCAGCCAACCTCCGCAGCCTCAACATACCCTCGGCCATAGGTACACTCATCCACGTGCTCACACCGATCCATCTTAAAGCTACTGGTATTCTTCATTTTGGGTAATCTCTGTGcattattgcatttttttccccaaaaggTGGGTGACATAAAGATTTTTATAAATATGACCACCTGAATATAGCCACAATGCATTTGCCTGCAGCTGACTGTTGTCCTTTCATTTGAttataaacatattttgttataattttaaatcattttaattgtGTCTTCATTCATGCTTGTGTTGACAGGAGCACAGCAGTGTAGAGATATGCTGTATCATACTGTAGAAggtgtattatcattattaataaaCATACTTTTCAAACTTGGTGACATTAAACCTCAATAGTTTGAAACTTTTAACAGAATATCACATCTGAGATAAAACTCAAAACCAAAATTTCACACTTATTAAAGAGTGCTGTGGCTTCAGCAGCTTATTTTTGAAATTCTTTGTCAGTTCAAAGTTTAAAGATGGAAAGAGACACTTTTAAATTGTATCATTTTACAAACTAATTCCGTTAAATTGAATCTCTATTCTCATCTAGACTGCCAGTACAATAGGGACACCCCCTATAATCAGGTGAAGGTTGACGATGAGGATGAAGACTGTCTCGATAATGATGAAGGGGCACAGGCTGTGGCTCCAGACAGTGAGGCATCGGGCTCTAGTCGAAGAAGTAGTCTGGGGAACAATGGAGGGTTTTCCCAGAAGGTTCATCGGCACACGGCGAAGCAGAAACTTCGGCAGCTTCAGGAGCTGGTTGCCATGGTTCAGGTGAGGCAGATGGGAGAataatattaacattttatgGTGGGACTGTAGGTGTCACTTCTTGATCGGCAGAATGAAAGGGAAGGTTGGTAAATATGGAGGATTTGAAAATGGAAAAGGATTTTGTCTGCTCGTATTGGTAGTATTAATACAGATACTgggttaaatgtttttttttattatacacAAGTAGCATCTTGTCACTTtttatgtaaataataaaaaacctTAATACAAATAATGAGCCTTGATTACAAGCAAAAAGTGTACAACAATATTCTTAGACAACAGTGAAGTGTTTTGGGTTggatttttctttaaaagctgCCCGAGATGTCTCAATCTTGAGCTGAACACTGTATAGAttatgtgttttctgtgtgtatcCAGAGTGATGACACTGATGTCACAACAGCTAATGAGGATGAAGCTTTGCACCAACAGCCAAATAATACCAGAGCTGCTGTGGCTGGGTCTTTGGGGGCCGGATCTAAACAGAATCCCAGAGAGCTCACTCTCTCCAGCAAGGCCAGGTACAGTTTACAAGACTGCCTGACGGTCTGCACAGttgtaaaacattattttcaccATATTTTTAGTATGTGGTTTTTGACCTGGATTAATTTGCACTGCATCAAAACTATCGTGGACACAGGGAGAAGCTGTATGAGGAGAAGCTGCGTCAGCAGAAGCAGGAGCTGAAGCAGCTCCATGAAGAGCGCCAGAAGCTAATTGAAATCCAGGGCAAGATCCAGGACCTGCAGTGGGCATGCCCTGACCTCCAGgtaatttgcacacacacacacacacacacacacaccaaatttCCAAATAATATGCCTAGAATCTACACCAGGATTAGATAAGAAGTTGAATCAGAAATCagatttgaaaaatgtgtttttaatatattttttatacctctataaaataattttaacaaAAACTATAACCCTCATAAAGGTGGGATTTATTACATTGCTTTTGTATTATACTGGATTACTTTAGACTGGATATATCAAATAAGCTGGCACCTCACTGTAAATCAGTTTCTTTACagtttacatatttttattaaaaagtaCACTGTGGTCTTCTTTCTAGTCATCTGTATCCAGCTCAGTGAGTCAGCAGGGCTTGCTGAGGAAGGTTCCAGTTGCAGTTTCAACTCCAGCCAGTGTCCtggcttcctcctcctctggacCCAAAACTAACTCAACTGTCCTCAAACCCACTGCTCCAGAAGCTGCTTCAGTCACTGACAATGAGGTAAGACCCCCTGGCTATCATGAATCACATGTCCCAATGAGATCTGTACTTTCAGACAAGTTAACTGTTCTCCTCTGTTCTTGCGTCGCCAGCAGCTATGGTCCGAGATGCGTCGTCACCAGATCTTGAGGGAAGAACTGCGACAGCGCAGAAAGCACCTAGAGTCCTTGATGGCCGAACACCAGAGGCGGAGTGGTCTCAGTGACTCTCCCAGGCGGATTGATGACTCAGAAGGCCTCGCTACACCCTCACAGTCTGTCAGTAGGGATGAAAGGTAGGAGACATAACTGCCCGGGGGGCCTGTCTCACCAAGTCAAGGTTACGAATCAGCTAGCTTTTCAGTTAGTTTACATATTTTATGAGTAAAATAGGAGATTCTTGCAGGTGGACTACAGagctacattttacaacatgagcttttgtgcttttctttaaatttattaCAATTTTGCCGATGTGTCTTAAGGACAATGGCCACCTGGGGTTCCACTCCCTGTCAtcttgatgatgatgatgaggaggaggatgaagatgaggatgaaTATCGCTCAGAGATGGGTgcagaggaggacgaggagcaTGAAGAATGTGCAGAGAGCAGCTCTGATGACGATATCCACATCTACTCATCCAGCAGGAACCAGTGCGCCTACAGCAACAGGAAGAACCAAGGAAGGTCAGACGAAGTGGAGGAAGGAGGAAATCTATCACACTGATATCTGTAGTCTGTCTGTGAAAATGATAtgcacattttttgtgtttttagcaacctgaAGCCTCCGCCAGCCTTCTCAGGCGAAGGTAGTGGGAATCAGTCTCTTTATAACAAGACTAAggccaagcagcagcagcagtccagCAGTTTGAACCAGTCTTCAACCAGCCAGCGTGGAGGTACACGGCGACAAGAGAACCTACGCTGGGCCTCTGAGCTCTCCGTTGCAGAGGGCTCGTGTCAGTGGCAGGAACAGGTCAACCAGCTGCAGCGACAGCTGGACTTCAGCACCAGCATGTGCCAGACACTCCTGCAGGACCAGCAGGTTGGAGCACTGAAcaaatacatgcacacatgcgGACACTGACCTTGATTAGTGACACAATGTTGCACCACATTTGGAAACTTAGTTTGAAGTTTAGGTATAGTGGAATTGTCAGTGCAGTAACTGTTCTCTCTGCTCATACCTTTCTATGCAGTCTTTGTTAAGGTGCCTTTTTACTTTGTCTTAGTTGTTCCAACCAAATAAATTCTCTCACCTCCTTCCACAGACACTCTCTTATATGTTGCAAACCCTGCTGACAGGTCAGTACAGTGTGTTACCCAACAACCTGTCATCACCACAGGTCCACCTGGTCATGCACCAGCTCAACCAGTGTTACACGCAGCTGGCTTGGCAGCAAAACAATGTACAAAGGTGAAAACAATTGCATACAATTATACACTTCCTTTATTTCAAACAAGTAGTTCAtctttttttaagtttcctACATCCTGTCATACTTTCCCCTCAGACTAAAGCAGGTCCTGAATGACCTTCTccgccagcagcagcagcagcagcagcagcagcaacagcagcaacagcagcatcagcaggcCTCCTCAGCAGCAGGTTGGCAGACACAGAAGCACGGCTCATACCAGGAATCCAGCTCCGCTCCCTCAGCCTCCCCTGGCGTTTTCCTCCCCTTCTCCTCAACCCTGCATCCTTCAACCAACAATATGTCAACTGCTGCCTTATCCCCACTCCCTCCCAGTACGACATACATATTTATTAGCTGTTAAGCTTAATTCTCACATAAAAACATGTCTACAGTGGTTTGCATTAGAAGCAACAGGAAGCTAAAACATTGAGGCATAAAAGACAGGGTTATTGTTTAGACCAGCTAAAGATGTTTTTGTTATGATGTGATTCAGAGTGCCAAAAACCCTCTTATCTTTTCTAAGATCAGCAAAGTATGACCTTCAGTAGGTTGGCGCATTTATGAAATTCTTGGCAATGCCTTTTTGcaataaaagaaaatcagaaatgttcaaaaaattaaatacagcaaatatagaaaatgttttttcttcaggtAGCTCTTGAACGCTTCCTACACAAAGttaatgtttttgctgttaCTGGTATGAGTAATCTTTTTCAATCagtgaatttgaatttgaagcAAGGGATACTTTTTAAAGTGACTCAGTGGTGCAGAAATCAAAGGCCAGAAGTCATACTGTCATGATGGAATTGATTCTTGGGACTGTTaacactaaaacattttttctttctttcaccctGCAGGCTTTAACTTATATCCGCTCTTCCCTGCTCCCATGGGCGAGTTCCCTCAGGGTGCGACAAGTcaggtgacctctgaccaccagaAGCAGCAGCTAGACCCCAACACCTCAATCAAAACTGAGTACATGAGTTTTCCTCCTCCGCTGCAGCGTTCTCCTCTGAACACCACCACAGAAAGAGGGTATGTCTGTCATTGTCCTCTGAAAAGAcattcatttgtatttgtgtaaacattattgtatatatatttatattccatGTGACCCCTTTTAGATCATCTAGCTGGCTCAAAACCTACACAAACAACACCGCCCAGCATCACCAATCTAAAACGGAGCCCCACgagtctccctcctcctcccccaccttTGCCTGCCGCCACCCCCAACCTCAAGAATTTGACAGGGCATCACAGGAAAGCTTCAGCAGCATGCCTGATCCGGTTGATCCCACCACCATCACAAAGACTTTTAAGGCTGGACGCAAGGCCTCTGCACAAGCCAACCTGGCCTCACGGACTAAGACGCCCAATTCTAAGAGTCGTCGCAGGAGGAGCAAAGGGCACAAGAACAGTGAAGGTATCAAAATGGAGCTAAATTTCCCGTATTATTTGCAGTAACCAAATCAGCAAAAACATACTGAGgatgtttttgttgaatttgtttttgtgtttcctcAGGCCACGAGAGTGACAGTGTCAGCAGCATTGCAGACTTTGTCCAGGAGAGGGCAGCCTTGTCTCATCAGAAGGATCAGAACAAAAGTCTGCTGGACAAGCTGACTCAAGAGAAACTCGACAGCAAAACTAAGCTCGGGAACAAACGAAACGACCTCTCCTCTGGTGCGGGTCAAGCTACTCACAGTCAAAGTTAATGCACCCACCTCACCcctcttgtgtctgtgttttttgctTCTCAGTGCACACATGTAATATCTGCATCAGGCTTATTTTATGTCAGCTTTTTGTTGTAATTATAACATTTTGCTCTGTACTTTTCCTTTGCACATTTGTCATGAACACgtgtttcattttaatttcgGGTTAATTTACTTTGTTGTTACTTTAATTTATCCTACTCACAGCCTATGCTTGGAGAACACCCTTCCTCTCTAACAGAATTGCATGCACAGAAGCACCAGGTAAACTCACAATGCAGTATCATGTGGTTATTACGTCACCTAAACATCTCATGCATGTTCTATTTTTGCCTTAACCTAAACCAAAGCTTCCAAGTTTGACGACAGACTAtcgtttggttttttttactcATGGATGAGATTATGCAAGTATCCACTTATGTGTCATACTGTCAAATCTTGAACCTGTAGATGCAAGCAGCGACTTCTCACTGTTCGAGGCGCTGAGGGAGACGATCTACTCTGAAGTGGCTACTCTGATATCCCAGAATGAGTCCCGTCCTCACTTTCTCATCGAGCTCTTCCATGAGCTACAGCTGCTCAACACAGAC
The window above is part of the Epinephelus moara isolate mb chromosome 5, YSFRI_EMoa_1.0, whole genome shotgun sequence genome. Proteins encoded here:
- the pcm1 gene encoding pericentriolar material 1 protein isoform X4; the encoded protein is MATGGTPFDDSAEELHNWTVTNGSLEDRLNNLDWGVQQKKANRSSEKNRKKLSAAVVESRLTNDISPESTPGAGRRRARTPHSFPHIKYTTQMSVPDQAELDKLRQRINFTDLDERSIGSDSQGRATAANNQRQLGGENKKPYNFLPLHVNTNKSKELLPPSSSAPATPAITKETKKQSPGFRDTLTPLVPTKETPRLSRGGVERVPLAHREYGRAEPRIDSSQVVSKLVQIREYISKASSMRDDLVEKNDVPANVERLSHLIDHLKQQEKSYLRFLQKMLTRENEEDDVGTLDSAVGSGSLAESTSLNIEVRSSDASNATGGRPETVRADQKEELENLRKQHELLKKMLEQQEQLRALQGRQEALMAMQDSAEQALAVIEDTVVTETTGSVSGLSITSELNDELNDLIQRFHNQLHDSQTKAVPDNRRQAESLSLSREVCWSRTPQAVGPPQHRPLLHSASGPHTGLDTGATAASAKLTKLQELQDKKQTMDKILQELHSLRDQTLNNNSCRGLSLQCSLSMGGSSDCPSALCSNGASASTPFHPSLTQHQDSSNSTDKLRKLKEVHKRLNELRELVQYYEQTSDMMVDAVNENVKEDDDDEEEEEEDETEDGSMFEAMFDSEQENRQPVTNIRNPQRSGNWTDLNSLTNRHSVRSSATNNRDGRLNTECEINNRSAANLRSLNIPSAIDCQYNRDTPYNQVKVDDEDEDCLDNDEGAQAVAPDSEASGSSRRSSLGNNGGFSQKVHRHTAKQKLRQLQELVAMVQSDDTDVTTANEDEALHQQPNNTRAAVAGSLGAGSKQNPRELTLSSKAREKLYEEKLRQQKQELKQLHEERQKLIEIQGKIQDLQWACPDLQSSVSSSVSQQGLLRKVPVAVSTPASVLASSSSGPKTNSTVLKPTAPEAASVTDNEQLWSEMRRHQILREELRQRRKHLESLMAEHQRRSGLSDSPRRIDDSEGLATPSQSVSRDERTMATWGSTPCHLDDDDEEEDEDEDEYRSEMGAEEDEEHEECAESSSDDDIHIYSSSRNQCAYSNRKNQGSNLKPPPAFSGEGSGNQSLYNKTKAKQQQQSSSLNQSSTSQRGGTRRQENLRWASELSVAEGSCQWQEQVNQLQRQLDFSTSMCQTLLQDQQVHLVMHQLNQCYTQLAWQQNNVQRLKQVLNDLLRQQQQQQQQQQQQQQQHQQASSAAGWQTQKHGSYQESSSAPSASPGVFLPFSSTLHPSTNNMSTAALSPLPPSFNLYPLFPAPMGEFPQGATSQVTSDHQKQQLDPNTSIKTEYMSFPPPLQRSPLNTTTERGSSSWLKTYTNNTAQHHQSKTEPHESPSSSPTFACRHPQPQEFDRASQESFSSMPDPVDPTTITKTFKAGRKASAQANLASRTKTPNSKSRRRRSKGHKNSEGHESDSVSSIADFVQERAALSHQKDQNKSLLDKLTQEKLDSKTKLGNKRNDLSSAYAWRTPFLSNRIACTEAPDASSDFSLFEALRETIYSEVATLISQNESRPHFLIELFHELQLLNTDYLRQRALYSLQDIVTRHLAEKSAAEDRLPPLGPVAWAAGSQSELTPSESLATSDAEVVEKNLRLTQDTMKKRDDAESVDNESTMSTSSNLEPFANDDLGNTVIHLDKALARIREYERMKLKAEFNPYNANSADAGGSEVSNAEHPSANPADLVKGAAAGDARCPQIDTQQLDRQIKAIMTEVIPFLKENMDEVCSLQLLTSVRRMVLTLTQQNDESKEFVRFFHRQLGGILQDSLSKFVGRTLKDCGEDLLVEISEILFNELAFFRLMQDLDNSSSIALAAKHKHKKRAEQPSKVKHSLKENTAASGDKSVSPAYTDEDKDQDEAEQEGDSTLQELYLQTEMKNSRSSEASEVEEEDEDEGDGQGIPLSISLSKAETQALTNYGSGEDENEEEEMEEFEAGPVDVQTSLQASADGQVEQDVTATGATPSETQETKAEQRSLENEGEINRSVGTVDSTVEDHDMAECQSPEEESKAEAAAASEGSSHEVSHDQDVPKESTTTSSPDTDSPVMINVDEMGSGNTSQKSDEEDFVKVDDLPLQLTVMCEEELQKRIVEEQQNNNLSVEILNGNTESLTGLVGNAQALKEPDTVGAQSV